TTCAGTTCATAGGGATGGGCAGTTTGCAAGGATTTAAGTCTCTTTTCTACATTYTTGGCACGTCCTATYTTKAYYGCYSTRCTCTCKTSRCTGTRRATGAAATAAACATATTCYGATTTYTGACTYARATTRTCTCCCRCAAGCGAAATRGTTTTTCCWCCWGGRGTAATAATTTCTGWRCCTTCACTCGCCCAAGTTYTCACCCAAGCACARACAGCCTKTACRGTTARAGTTTTTTGRACTATSARTTTAACTGTTTCTCTKGRWTCGACTACAGTAAAYTTTTTGCCTCCTGCTTTGCCTCGATTGCAATTAATGGCTACTTTCAGAGAACCGTCTTGATTTTTAGATACCCAAAAACCGCGAGTTTCGCTGACGTAAAAGTAATCATCAGATTTTAGAGATTCGTACTCAGCATCTTCCTGGCTAACTYTAATGTAGATTCTGGAATATGTATGTTCTCCTATCAAGGGAATATCGAGACGTTTAGCTACTTCTATATTTGATATATCGATCCAACCTCGTCCCTTCAGTGGTTGACCTGGAACTTTATCGACGTAAAAAGTTATTCTCGTTCTCACCGTTCATAAATATTCTTAACCTACCACAAAGATAGCTGCCCTTCACTAACGCTACTATACTTACTCCGATGCAAATTCAAATGACAAGCCGCGCAGACAGACAATAAATTAGACAATCGATTATCCCTCGTATCATGGTTGCGATGGTGTACCTGAAGAATATCTGCCGTCCATTCCGAGCGAGTTAGATTATCTGGTCTTTCCCCAGGACGATAACACTTCTTACCGCAGCATTCACAACACCGCAGCATTCACAACACCAGTTTCGGCTTTCTTTCACTGTCAAAGCTAGTTCTTTCCAATTGTCGGGGTAAAGTCTCGAATCTATCGGCATGATATAAGCGCGATCGCTGGACGGAAATTATTGTATCGTAAATGAGCGATCGCTCGGCATCAACCAGCCAAATATCTAAATATCATTCCCAACGTGGATGCGGGGGTGACAAATTTTTTTCTACATTTTAAAGGTAATAGACTAAATATCAAAACACTATGTTGACTACTGCAAAGGGAGCAATACACTTAAGCG
This window of the Myxosarcina sp. GI1 genome carries:
- a CDS encoding GIY-YIG nuclease family protein; translation: MRTRITFYVDKVPGQPLKGRGWIDISNIEVAKRLDIPLIGEHTYSRIYIXVSQEDAEYESLKSDDYFYVSETRGFWVSKNQDGSLKVAINCNRGKAGGKKFTVVXXRETVKXIVQKTLTVXAVCAWVXTWASEGXEIITPGGKTISLXGDNLSQKSEYVYFIXSXESXAXKIGRAKNVEKRLKSLQTAHPYELKVIXTIXVKEGKAAKEXENSLHXKFNHLRLSGEWFKAEPELLDFE
- a CDS encoding HNH endonuclease encodes the protein MLRCCECCGKKCYRPGERPDNLTRSEWTADILQVHHRNHDTRDNRLSNLLSVCAACHLNLHRSKYSSVSEGQLSLW